From one Thalassobaculum sp. OXR-137 genomic stretch:
- a CDS encoding ABC transporter substrate-binding protein, with amino-acid sequence MRNIKTLASALAVSAGLALSALPASAESVLRVAMTAGDIPITIGQPDQGFEGYRFVGYNLYDTLTLWDLSQGETAADIKPGLATSWDIDPNDHTRWIVKLREGVKWHDGCDFVAEDVAWNFARVSDDKAPQFNAKQFADIRNRTGIIDKVEVIDDHTVAFITKQPDALFPYQLSYWFMISRCKLTELGNDYEKYSVDPSGTGPYKFSSMVAQERLELVKNPDYWDPNRIPKHDRLVLIPMPEATTRAAALLSGQVDFIEAPSPDTIPRLESAGMNIVTAPYPHNWSYQLNFVDGAFKDVKVRRAANYALNRPEFKELLGGYMIEGYGIVPPSTPYYGKPEYVYEYDPEKATALLKEAGCYPCKITLAISTSGSGQMQPLPMNELVKSQLDAVGFDTTLDVMDWNALLDVGRPGREKNPQIDGINISRALQDPFSALIRHVYSKQHAPKGSNWGHYTNPEVDTVIDEIYASFDPKTRMEKLTKLHELMVDDATMLMVAHDVNPRAIAPNVKGFVQAQSWFQDLTPIVVE; translated from the coding sequence ATGCGTAACATCAAGACACTGGCATCGGCGCTCGCCGTGTCTGCCGGGCTGGCCCTTTCGGCGCTTCCCGCGTCGGCGGAGTCCGTGCTTCGCGTCGCCATGACGGCAGGCGACATTCCGATCACCATCGGCCAGCCCGACCAGGGGTTCGAGGGCTACCGTTTCGTCGGCTACAACCTCTATGACACGCTGACGCTGTGGGACCTGTCCCAGGGCGAGACCGCGGCCGATATCAAGCCGGGTCTGGCGACCTCGTGGGACATCGATCCCAACGACCACACCCGCTGGATCGTCAAGCTGCGCGAAGGCGTGAAGTGGCATGACGGCTGCGATTTCGTCGCCGAGGACGTGGCCTGGAACTTCGCCCGCGTCTCCGACGACAAGGCGCCGCAGTTCAACGCCAAGCAGTTCGCCGACATCCGCAACCGAACCGGCATCATCGACAAGGTCGAGGTGATCGACGACCACACGGTCGCCTTCATCACCAAGCAGCCGGATGCGCTGTTCCCCTACCAGCTTTCCTACTGGTTCATGATCAGCCGCTGCAAGCTCACCGAGCTCGGCAACGACTACGAGAAGTATTCGGTCGATCCGTCGGGTACCGGCCCGTACAAGTTCTCGAGCATGGTGGCGCAGGAGCGCCTGGAGCTGGTCAAGAATCCCGACTACTGGGACCCGAACCGCATCCCGAAGCATGACCGTCTGGTCCTGATCCCGATGCCGGAGGCGACCACCCGAGCCGCCGCCCTGCTGTCGGGCCAGGTCGACTTCATCGAGGCGCCCTCGCCGGACACCATTCCGCGTCTGGAATCCGCCGGCATGAACATCGTCACGGCGCCGTATCCGCACAACTGGTCGTACCAGCTCAACTTCGTCGATGGCGCCTTCAAGGACGTGAAGGTTCGGCGGGCCGCCAACTACGCGCTGAACCGGCCTGAGTTCAAGGAACTGCTCGGCGGCTACATGATCGAGGGCTACGGCATCGTGCCGCCGTCGACCCCGTACTACGGCAAGCCCGAATACGTCTACGAGTACGACCCGGAGAAGGCGACCGCGCTGCTCAAGGAAGCCGGCTGCTACCCGTGCAAGATCACCCTGGCGATCTCCACCTCGGGTTCCGGTCAGATGCAGCCGTTGCCGATGAACGAACTGGTGAAGAGCCAGCTCGACGCGGTCGGCTTCGACACCACCCTGGACGTCATGGACTGGAACGCGCTGCTCGATGTCGGCCGTCCGGGTCGTGAGAAGAACCCGCAGATCGACGGCATCAACATCAGCCGTGCCCTGCAGGATCCGTTCAGCGCCCTGATCCGCCACGTCTACAGCAAGCAGCATGCGCCGAAGGGCTCGAACTGGGGGCACTATACCAACCCCGAGGTCGATACCGTGATCGACGAGATCTACGCCTCCTTCGATCCGAAGACGCGGATGGAGAAACTGACCAAGCTGCACGAGTTGATGGTGGACGACGCGACGATGCTGATGGTCGCCCATGACGTCAACCCGCGCGCCATCGCCCCGAACGTGAAGGGTTTTGTCCAGGCCCAGAGCTGGTTCCAGGACCTCACCCCGATCGTGGTCGAGTAA
- a CDS encoding amidase: MTEPLESLSIAELGAKLRDGSLTSAKITEHCLTRIADLDPALNAFITVTGDRAMQDAAKADKELAEGTDRGPMHGIPYGLKDIYDTAGIRTTCHSKLREDVIPATDSVCAEKLVKAGGVLLGKLSTHEFAFGGPSFDLPFPPARNPWNRDHGPGGSSSGSGAAVAMGMMRTAMGSDTGGSIRGPAAYCGVIGIKPTYGLVSRRGVFPLSYTMDHCGPLSKTVEDAAITLQAVAGYDAIDPASADVPIPDFRASLNAGVKGMKIGLLRSFYADAEGMAPECSAAIDTACETLRSLGAEVEDVQGASPFTQYNSCGRVILLAEAYAIHEEDLKTRPLDFGQLTMERIMLGAYISAADLVQAQRLRRELSQEVNSMFLKQYDVLLAPSSMTPAPRIDAPQKGFPLAWPMQTMPFNVTGNPAMSIPIGFSDSGLPLSMQIIGGYYDEATVFRVGQAYEAATQWHLKWPEPALVEAA; the protein is encoded by the coding sequence ATGACCGAACCGCTGGAAAGCCTGTCCATCGCCGAACTGGGTGCGAAGCTGCGCGACGGGTCGCTGACCTCCGCCAAGATCACCGAACATTGCCTCACGCGCATCGCCGATCTCGATCCGGCCCTGAACGCCTTCATCACGGTGACCGGTGATCGGGCCATGCAGGATGCCGCCAAGGCCGACAAGGAACTGGCCGAGGGGACCGACCGCGGCCCGATGCACGGCATCCCCTATGGGCTGAAGGACATCTACGACACCGCCGGGATCCGCACGACCTGCCATTCCAAGCTGCGCGAGGACGTGATCCCGGCGACCGACAGCGTCTGCGCCGAGAAGCTGGTGAAGGCCGGCGGCGTGCTGCTTGGCAAGCTGTCGACCCACGAGTTCGCCTTCGGCGGCCCCTCCTTCGACCTGCCCTTCCCGCCTGCACGCAATCCCTGGAACCGCGACCACGGCCCGGGCGGATCGTCCAGCGGCTCGGGTGCCGCGGTGGCCATGGGCATGATGCGCACGGCCATGGGCTCCGACACCGGCGGCTCGATCCGCGGGCCGGCGGCCTATTGCGGCGTCATCGGCATCAAGCCGACCTATGGCCTGGTGAGCCGGCGCGGCGTGTTCCCGCTGTCCTACACCATGGATCATTGCGGACCGCTGTCGAAGACGGTGGAGGACGCGGCCATCACCCTGCAGGCGGTCGCGGGCTACGACGCCATCGACCCGGCCAGCGCCGACGTCCCGATCCCGGATTTCCGGGCGTCCCTCAATGCCGGCGTGAAGGGTATGAAGATCGGCCTGCTGCGCTCGTTCTATGCGGATGCAGAGGGCATGGCGCCGGAATGCAGCGCGGCGATCGACACCGCCTGCGAAACCCTGCGCAGCCTCGGCGCCGAGGTCGAGGACGTCCAGGGCGCCTCACCCTTCACCCAGTACAATTCCTGCGGACGGGTGATCCTGCTGGCCGAGGCCTACGCGATCCACGAGGAGGATCTGAAGACCCGCCCGCTCGATTTCGGCCAGCTCACCATGGAGCGGATCATGCTCGGCGCCTATATCTCGGCCGCCGATCTGGTCCAAGCCCAGCGCCTGCGTCGGGAACTGAGCCAGGAGGTGAACAGCATGTTCCTGAAGCAGTACGACGTGCTGCTCGCCCCCTCGTCCATGACCCCGGCCCCGCGGATCGACGCCCCCCAGAAGGGCTTCCCGCTGGCCTGGCCGATGCAGACCATGCCGTTCAACGTGACCGGCAACCCGGCCATGTCGATCCCCATCGGCTTCAGCGACAGCGGCCTGCCCCTGTCGATGCAGATCATCGGCGGCTACTACGACGAGGCGACCGTGTTCCGGGTCGGCCAGGC